A stretch of the Uranotaenia lowii strain MFRU-FL chromosome 3, ASM2978415v1, whole genome shotgun sequence genome encodes the following:
- the LOC129751738 gene encoding guanine nucleotide-binding protein subunit beta-1, whose translation MNELEALRQEAESLKNAIRDARKAACDTSLVQATNNLEPIGRIQMRTRRTLRGHLAKIYAMHWGSDSRNLVSASQDGKLIVWDSHTTNKVHAIPLRSSWVMTCAYAPSGNFVACGGLDNICSIYNLKTREGNVRVSRELPGHTGYLSCCRFLDDNQIVTSSGDMSCGLWDIETGQQCTSFLGHTGDVMALSVSPQFRVFVSGACDASAKLWDIREGQCKQTFPGHESDINAVTFFPNGHAFATGSDDATCRLFDIRADQELAMYSHDNIICGITSVAFSKSGRLLLAGYDDFNCNVWDTLKAERAGILAGHDNRVSCLGVTENGMAVATGSWDSFLRVWN comes from the coding sequence ATGAATGAGCTAGAGGCCCTTAGACAGGAAGCGGAATCGCTGAAGAATGCAATCCGCGACGCTCGGAAGGCAGCCTGCGATACGTCACTGGTCCAGGCCACCAACAACCTAGAACCGATCGGCAGGATACAGATGCGAACCAGGCGTACGTTGCGAGGTCATTTAGCAAAGATCTATGCCATGCACTGGGGTAGTGATTCTAGGAATCTGGTTTCCGCATCCCAGGATGGAAAGCTGATCGTGTGGGATTCTCACACGACCAACAAGGTCCATGCGATTCCTTTGCGCTCATCGTGGGTCATGACCTGTGCTTATGCTCCGTCGGGTAATTTCGTAGCGTGCGGTGGGTTGGACAATATTTGTTCGATCTACAATCTAAAGACACGGGAGGGCAACGTTCGGGTATCGCGGGAGCTTCCGGGCCACACCGGGTACCTTTCGTGCTGCCGCTTCCTAGACGATAATCAAATTGTGACGAGTTCCGGCGATATGTCCTGCGGGTTGTGGGACATCGAAACCGGTCAGCAGTGTACATCGTTCCTGGGACACACCGGAGACGTTATGGCACTGTCCGTTTCACCGCAATTCCGAGTGTTCGTATCTGGAGCGTGCGATGCCTCGGCCAAGCTCTGGGACATTCGGGAGGGTCAGTGTAAGCAAACGTTTCCGGGTCACGAGAGCGATATAAACGCCGTCACATTCTTCCCGAATGGGCACGCGTTTGCGACCGGTTCCGATGATGCGACCTGCAGACTGTTCGACATCCGGGCAGATCAGGAACTGGCCATGTACTCGCACGATAACATTATCTGCGGCATCACGTCGGTTGCGTTTTCCAAATCCGGCCGCCTACTATTGGCCGGGTATGACGATTTCAACTGCAACGTCTGGGACACCCTGAAAGCGGAACGTGCCGGCATCCTAGCAGGCCACGACAACCGCGTTTCCTGTTTAGGGGTAACGGAAAATGGCATGGCCGTTGCCACCGGGTCGTGGGATTCCTTCCTCCGGGTGTGGAACTAA
- the LOC129752195 gene encoding uncharacterized protein LOC129752195, whose translation MRVPVAALPAVVKDDEFADRIFGMYSSYQKLRRSIAHCMRYFRLLKAAARKTKMDPFQALTTADLHEADLTLCRLAQKQSFPEELATLASTGRLPSSSQLKYIRTKLDSDGVIRIRGVLANAIVPEATKHQIVLLAKHPLSKLLAKYYHGNLLHAGPQLMLATIRQKYWIIGGRNLVRRTFHECHKCFRCRPKMIQQSIADLPTSRVAPRRPFAVSGVDYCGPVYIKSLVRNRGPTKVYVCIFVCFTTRAVHIELVSDLSTPAFIAALRRFSARRNFPHEIHSDNGTAFRGANNELHRIYQMLKTEHGGRKNILDWCAESGVAWHFIPPRSPHFGGLWEAAVKSAKHHLLREIGHSNISYEDMTTLLAEVEMCLNSRPLIPMPTESDELEALTPGHFLVGESLRSPPEEDVATVPDNQLSHWKLTQKRFQRIWRRWYPEYLQQLQARATKHRRPSTVIQPNQMVIIQDDLLPPAQWPLGIITAVHPGKDGVVRVVTLRTAKRDVVSRCVNKLALLPVPEQPEPNPADEQPVGEPVTAVPENNQ comes from the coding sequence ATGAGAGTTCCAGTTGCTGCGCTTCCAGCTGTCGTGAAGGATGACGAGTTTGCAGATCGTATCTTTGGAATGTACTCCAGTTACCAAAAACTTAGGCGCTCCATCGCTCACTGCATGCGATACTTCCGCTTGTTGAAAGCTGCTGCACGGAAGACGAAAATGGACCCATTCCAAGCGCTTACCACCGCCGATCTGCATGAAGCAGATTTGACACTTTGTCGTCTTGCCCAGAAACAGAGTTTTCCTGAGGAGTTAGCCACCCTAGCATCGACCGGCCGCCTTCCATCTTCATCGCAGTTGAAGTACATTCGCACAAAACTGGATTCGGATGGAGTCATTCGGATTAGAGGAGTTCTGGCCAATGCAATCGTTCCAGAAGCTACGAAGCATCAAATTGTTCTGCTCGCGAAACACCCACTTTCAAAACTGTTGGCGAAGTATTATCATGGGAATTTACTTCACGCCGGCCCACAACTAATGCTCGCCACGATCCGTCAAAAGTACTGGATCATTGGTGGACGCAATCTAGTGCGCCGCACATTCCATGAGTGCCACAAATGTTTCCGATGCAGACCAAAGATGATCCAGCAAAGTATCGCAGATTTGCCTACGTCCCGTGTTGCGCCCCGAAGACCGTTTGCCGTTTCTGGTGTGGACTATTGCGGACCAGTTTACATCAAGTCTCTCGTCCGTAACCGAGGCCCAACGAAGGTATACGTTTGCATCTTCGTTTGCTTTACCACACGTGCCGTTCACATCGAGTTGGTGTCTGATCTCTCCACGCCGGCCTTCATCGCTGCTCTTCGCCGATTTTCTGCCCGCCGAAACTTTCCCCACGAGATCCACAGCGACAATGGCACTGCGTTCCGAGGTGCAAACAACGAGTTGCACAGAATTTACCAGATGCTGAAAACCGAACACGGAGGACGCAAGAACATCCTGGATTGGTGTGCAGAATCTGGAGTTGCGTGGCATTTCATACCACCTCGATCGCCCCATTTCGGAGGTCTATGGGAAGCAGCAGTGAAATCAGCGAAGCACCATCTATTGAGAGAAATAGGCCACTCCAACATTTCCTACGAAGACATGACGACGTTACTAGCCGAGGTGGAGATGTGTCTGAACTCCAGACCCTTGATTCCGATGCCAACCGAATCCGACGAGTTAGAAGCCCTGACACCTGGACATTTCCTTGTCGGTGAAAGCCTGCGATCTCCACCCGAAGAAGACGTCGCAACTGTTCCGGACAATCAACTGTCGCATTGGAAGCTCACGCAGAAACGGTTCCAACGAATCTGGCGTAGAtggtacccagaatatctgCAGCAGCTTCAAGCCCGAGCCACCAAGCACCGTAGACCATCAACTGTAATCCAGCCCAACCAAATGGTGATCATCCAAGACGATCTGCTTCCGCCAGCCCAATGGCCACTAGGGATCATCACAGCCGTTCATCCTGGGAAAGACGGCGTCGTACGAGTGGTCACCTTACGCACTGCGAAGCGAGATGTCGTTTCCAGGTGTGTCAACAAACTTGCTCTGTTACCCGTACCAGAACAACCCGAACCCAATCCAGCTGATGAGCAGCCCGTTGGAGAACCGGTCACCGCAGTTCCTGAAAACAACCAATGA
- the LOC129755386 gene encoding guanine nucleotide-binding protein subunit beta-1-like, protein MNEIDALRAEAEQLKNAIRDARKVACDTTILQATNHLEAVGRIQLRTRRTLRGHLAKIYAMHWGSDSRYLVSASQDGKLIVWDSYTTNKVHAIPLRSSWVMTCAYAPSGNYVACGGLDNICSIYNLKTREGNVRIARELGGHTGYLSCCRFIDDNQIVTSSGDMSCALWDIETGQQSTSFQGHTGDVMALSLSPQRQVFVSGACDATAKLWDVRDGQCKQTFPGHESDINAVAFFPSGQAFATGSDDATCRLFDIRADQELAMYSHDNIICGITSVAFSKSGRLLLAGYDDFNCNVWDTMKAERAGILAGHDNRVSCLGVTDNGMAVATGSWDSFLRVWN, encoded by the coding sequence atgaatgaaatcgaTGCTCTGCGGGCTGAGGCCGAACAGCTAAAAAATGCGATACGGGATGCCCGGAAGGTGGCCTGTGACACAACGATCCTGCAAGCAACAAATCATTTGGAGGCGGTAGGACGAATCCAGCTCCGCACACGACGCACCCTGCGTGGCCATCTGGCTAAAATCTATGCCATGCACTGGGGAAGTGATAGTCGATATCTGGTATCAGCTTCACAAGATGGCAAACTTATCGTTTGGGATTCGTACACAACCAACAAAGTTCACGCAATACCTTTAAGATCTTCATGGGTTATGACCTGCGCGTATGCTCCTTCTGGCAACTATGTGGCCTGTGGAGGGCTCGACAACATTTGTTCCATCTACAATCTCAAAACGCGAGAAGGAAATGTGCGGATCGCTCGCGAACTCGGAGGCCATACGGGGTACCTGTCCTGTTGTCGATTTATAGACGACAATCAAATTGTGACGAGCTCCGGTGATATGTCCTGTGCCCTTTGGGATATCGAAACTGGCCAGCAGTCCACTTCATTCCAAGGCCACACGGGTGACGTGATGGCCCTTTCCCTGTCGCCCCAGCGTCAAGTGTTCGTTTCGGGAGCGTGTGACGCCACTGCCAAATTGTGGGACGTACGGGATGGCCAATGCAAGCAAACGTTCCCCGGCCACGAAAGTGACATCAACGCTGTTGCGTTCTTCCCCAGTGGACAGGCTTTCGCTACCGGTTCCGACGATGCCACCTGCCGGCTGTTCGACATCCGAGCAGATCAGGAATTGGCCATGTACTCGCACGACAACATCATCTGTGGCATAACGTCGGTAGCGTTCTCGAAATCCGGTCGCCTCCTGCTAGCCGGATACGATGATTTCAACTGCAATGTGTGGGACACGATGAAGGCGGAACGGGCCGGAATCCTGGCCGGTCACGATAACAGGGTGTCCTGTTTAGGTGTTACGGATAACGGAATGGCGGTGGCGACAGGTTCCTGGGATTCATTCCTGCGCGTTTGGAATTAG